In Cellulomonas sp. Y8, the genomic stretch CAGGGCTGGACGTCGTTCTGCCTGCGGACCAACCCCCTCGAGGGCATGGTGGGCGCGGCCTACGGCTACGCGAACATGGGCCCGTACGACGGCGGCCAGGCGGAGTACCTCCGGGTGCCCTACGGCGACGTCAACCTGCTCGAGCTCCCGCAGGGGACAGAGCACGAGAACGACTTCACGATGCTCAGCGACATCTTCCCGACCGGCTGGCACGGCACCGAGCTGGCCCGGATGCAGCCCGGCGACGACGTCGCGGTGTTCGGTGCCGGGCCCGTCGGGCTGATGGCCGCGCACAGCGCGCTCATCCGGGGCGCGTCGCGGGTGTTCGTCGTCGACAAGGAGCCCGACCGGCTGCGGCTCGCGGAGAGCATCGGCGCGATCGGCGTCGACTTCTCGGCCGGCGACCCGGTCGAGCAGATCATGGACGCGACGAACGGCCGCGGCACCGACTGCGGCGTCGAGGCCGTCGGCTACCAGGCGCACGACCCGTCCGGGGACGAGCACCCCGAGCTGGTGCTCGACAACCTCGTCGCCACGGTGCGCGCGACCGGGGGCATCGGCGTGGTCGGCGTCTACGTGCCCGAGGACCCGGACGCCGCGGACGAGGGCGCGAAGCAGGGCCGGATCGGCTTCGACTACGGCACCTTCTTCACCAAGGGCCAGCACATGGGCACCGGCCAGGCACCCGTCATGCGGTACAACCGCCAGCTGCGCGACCTCATCGTCGCCGGGCGCGCGACGCCGTCGTTCATCGTGTCCCACGAGCTGCCGCTCGACCAGGCCGCCGAGGGCTACCGCCGGTTCGACGACCGCGAGGACGGCTGGACCAAGGTGCTGCTGCGCCCCGGCCAGACGGCCTGACGAGCGCATCCGGTCCCGCGGTCGGGGGTGCTGCCCGCCCGGGTGGCGCCCCCGGCCGCGCGGGCGGACACTGACGGCCTGTGCAGCGCTGCGCAGCGTGCTCCCACCACGTCAGGACCGCACCATGGCCACCCGAGGGTCCGACGAGGTCGTGCGGGTCGACGCCGACGCCTCGTTGGACGCGCTGATCCACACCCTGACGCGCCACGCCGCCCGCACGCTGGGCGTCGAGGCCTCCGCCTGCTCCGCCGCGACCGTCCGGGGCTGCGACCGGTGGCTCTCGGCCGCCTCCGTCGCCGTGGCACGGTGCGACGCCGTGCAGGACCGGCACCGGCTCGGGCCGCGGTACCTGGTCCGGTCGACCGGGGCCCCGGTGACCGTCCCGGACGTCGCCGCCGACGACCGGTGGCCGGTGTGGAGCCACGCCTGCCGGGTGCAGGGCTTCCGCTCGGCGCTCGTCGTGCCGGGCACCTACGGGCACGTGACCGTGCACCTGTCCCTCTACTCGCCGGGCACGCCGGACTGGTCCGGGGTGACGCCGCGCGCGCTCGGGCTGGCGCACGGCATCGCGGCCGTCGTCGCCGCCCGGGACGAGATCATCGAGCTCGCGCAGACGATGGACGACCTGCTCGCCGGCAGCCGGTCGCGGGTCGTGCTCGACCGCGCGGTCGGGGTCGTCATGGCCCAGCGCGGCTGCGACGCGTCCGAGGCGCTGGCGCACCTCAGGTCCCTGTCCGCGACCGGGGACCCGCGCGAGGTGGCGGCGGCGCTGGTCGCGGGCGCGATCGGGGCCGGCGGTCCGCCCGCCGGCCCCGGCGCCGACGAGCCGGCGGCGGGCCTCGTCGGCCAGCGGGACGAGCCCGCGCCGCGTGCGGACGCCGGGTCGGACGCGCGGGAGCCGACCGTCGGCGGGCACGCGGTGGACGCCCCTGGGACGGGGCGCCCGGCGACGGTCGGCTGACCGGCCCCGGCGGTCTCGGTACAGTCCGAGCGTGCCCACGCCGCCCGACGACGCGACCGCGCCCCGCGCCCCCGTGCACCTCGACGGCGGCGACCTCGGCTGCGCCCGGCTCCTCGTGCTGCTCCGCGCCCGCGCCCGCGAGCTTCCGGGCGGCACCGTCGTGCACCTGACGACGTCGGACCCGGTGGCGCCGATCGACCTGCCGGCGTGGTGCCGGATGACCGGCCACCGCTACCTCGGGCCGGTGCCGGACGGGCCGCCGCCCGCGACGTACGCGATCGAGGTCGCCGCGGACGCGCGCCCCACGGACCCGGACCGTCCCTGGCACGTGGCCACGGACGCCTGAGGCCTCAGTCCAGCCCCGCGGCCGCCTCGGCGTCCTCGATCCCGCGCAGCCAGTCGCGCTTGCCCGCGCGCCAGCCCTCGTCGTCCGCCCCGAGCCGCCAGTAGCCGGAGATCGACAGGTCGGCCTTGCCGAGCCCGCGCTCGACGCGCAGGTAGCGCCGCAGCTCGCGCACGGACCCGGCCTCGCCGTGCACGAACGCGTGCACCCGGCCGACCGGCCACGGCAGGGCGCGGACGGCCTCGACGAGCCGCGCGCCGGGCGCGGCGTCGCCGGTGTGCACCCAGTGCAGCGCGATGCCGTCGGGGACGTGCAGGGCCTGCTGCTCGGCCTGGTCGTGCACCTCGAGGACGGCGTGCCCGGAGGCGGTGCCGCCGAGGCGCTCGAGCGCGACGGCG encodes the following:
- a CDS encoding GAF and ANTAR domain-containing protein, whose protein sequence is MATRGSDEVVRVDADASLDALIHTLTRHAARTLGVEASACSAATVRGCDRWLSAASVAVARCDAVQDRHRLGPRYLVRSTGAPVTVPDVAADDRWPVWSHACRVQGFRSALVVPGTYGHVTVHLSLYSPGTPDWSGVTPRALGLAHGIAAVVAARDEIIELAQTMDDLLAGSRSRVVLDRAVGVVMAQRGCDASEALAHLRSLSATGDPREVAAALVAGAIGAGGPPAGPGADEPAAGLVGQRDEPAPRADAGSDAREPTVGGHAVDAPGTGRPATVG
- a CDS encoding glutathione-independent formaldehyde dehydrogenase, which gives rise to MRAVVYRGPQQVEVVEVPDARIEQPTDVLVRITTTNICGSDLHMYEGRTTVEEGKVLGHENMGVVEEVGPAVTRIQVGDRVSVPFNIACGTCRNCLQGWTSFCLRTNPLEGMVGAAYGYANMGPYDGGQAEYLRVPYGDVNLLELPQGTEHENDFTMLSDIFPTGWHGTELARMQPGDDVAVFGAGPVGLMAAHSALIRGASRVFVVDKEPDRLRLAESIGAIGVDFSAGDPVEQIMDATNGRGTDCGVEAVGYQAHDPSGDEHPELVLDNLVATVRATGGIGVVGVYVPEDPDAADEGAKQGRIGFDYGTFFTKGQHMGTGQAPVMRYNRQLRDLIVAGRATPSFIVSHELPLDQAAEGYRRFDDREDGWTKVLLRPGQTA
- a CDS encoding sulfurtransferase TusA family protein, producing the protein MPTPPDDATAPRAPVHLDGGDLGCARLLVLLRARARELPGGTVVHLTTSDPVAPIDLPAWCRMTGHRYLGPVPDGPPPATYAIEVAADARPTDPDRPWHVATDA